DNA sequence from the Leptospiraceae bacterium genome:
GAAATGTATTCCAGTTTAAGCTGAACTTCAAAAGGAGCATTTGGAAAAAGCTGTATGATATAACGTTCTCCTGTGATGAGTAAACGTAAAATAGCTGCAAAGCAAAACAGGGCAAAATACAGGGTAGAAGGTTCTTTCTTTCTTAAAACAAAAAGACCTACATGATAAAAAGTCATAATAAGAAGACTTCCGAATAAAAAAAGTTCAAATAAGATGGCTCGTTCCCTGACCTGTAAAATATCTTCTGCTTTTCCTAAAAGAAGATCTGACCAGGTTCCCGCTTTACGATGGTGAAAATTGGAAATATGGATAACTATATCTAACTCTTCTCCCTGGTGGTGAAAAAGACGTGTTTGGGGTAACCACTGTGCCTTCATGTTTTCTTTGGTCTTGCCTATTTCGCCATTTTTGGCTATTAGCTTTCCATTTATCCAGAGAGAGTAAGCTGAATACATATCTCCAATTCGAATTCCGAAAACTTCTCCATCAGACACAAGCTTGACTTTTAGATGATAGGTGGCGTAGCCGGAGCCCGGTAATTCTTTCCCCTCATAAATATATTCGTTCCAGAGGGCCGGAACCTGGATATAGTGTTTGGGTTCCGGTGGATTTTTTAAGAAGGTTTCAGGACTTATAAATTCACCGTAATAGAACTCCCATTCACCGTAAAGTTGAATGGTTTTAGAGTTTTGTAAATCCGGTTCGCTTAAAACAAAAAGCCCTTTTGTAGCCTTTGATGCAGCAGTAAGGAAGTTTACCGGTAAGCATAGTATTAAAAGTAAATAAATAAATCTATATTTCAAACGCTATTTCCTGCGGAGAAGGAATGAATGTAGAATGGGTTTCTTTTTATACTCTGGCAAGCGAAAAATCGGATATGAACCGGTTATATAAAAATATAATAGAAAAGGGAAGATTTTCATAAATTAAGCTTGACGAAAACAGCTAATAATAACATGCTGTCTTTGCCTGGTAGTTATGGAGAAGGGGAAATACCTGTTCCCATCCCGAACACAGAAGTCAAGCCCTTCATCGCCAATGGTACTATGCGGTTCGCTGCATGGGAGAGTAGGACGCCGCCAGGCACCCTTTATTTTGTTCCCTTGTTTAAATCATACAAACCCCATACCGGAATTTAATTGCTTTTTTTTATCTACCTATTAGTCTAATATCAAAATTCCTCTCAAGTAATTTCATGAAAAGCGAGGATGAAAGTCATGGGAATATTTTCAGACAGTGATAAACTCGGAGACCCCTTCGATGTGCTCATCGATTCCGAACTCGACCTTATCGATATGAACCATGAGTTTAACTCTTCCTTACACATGGAGGAGCAGGTGTTCGGACGTTTTAGCCGGGAAGATATACGAGCCATGATGAAAGAAGCCGGAATTTTTCGCTGCCTCGAAAATCGCGGATATTTTGACTGTCGTTTGGAGATTAATCCTATTTCGGAACTGGATAATCGAATCTATATAAAAACAAAAGATAAAGAAATTCTTATCCACATGCGTTTAAAGTTAAACGACTTTACCCTGAAAAAATTGGCTGAAACGTATAAAATGGTTTATATCGACTGGCTATTATCCCAGAATGTAAAAATGGGAAAGTTAAAGGAAAAGAAAAGACTTTTCCAGGGTCAGGAGTATCCGGGTTTGAATATTTTTAAAGAGCTAACCGAATTTATTGTACATTTAATGGTTCAAATGGGAGCTCATGGTATTTTTAATGTTCCGGAATACTTTCATGATGCGGTTTTATTTCATAAGAATTCTCATTTTGTTGACCCTGTAAAAGAGGGTACCTTTCGCTATTTAATGACCCGCTTAAAAGACTATAACCTCAGGGATTTAAGTAACCTGATTCATTCCAATCGTGTAAAATACGGAGAAAGCGGTGACACTTATCAGTGGAAATACGGAGAAATGCTTTATACCCGTTCTTCCTATTTGCAGGCCGAGTTATTCAACGAAACCTATCACGAAACAGTCAGACAAATACTGGAAAAAGAAAGATATTTTATAATAATCTAATATACAGGAGTTTGGATGAAAACTTTATTAGTACTTAGTTTTCTAATTTTTTCTTTCCCCCTTCTTTCGGAAGAAAAGCCGAAAGAAGGGGTTTATAAGCTAAATTCGGTATCTATCGAATTTCAAAGCGGAACAAGGTTTGGAGCGGTAAAAGGAAAGTTTCAAAAGGTTTCGGTGGTAAAGTTAAATGTTCTTAAAAAAGAACTGAGCCTGAGTATAGACACATCTTCTGTAGATACCGGACTCGGAATGCGGGATAAACACCTGCGAGCTGAAGATTTCTTCGATACAGGTAAATACCCGAAAGCAAGTTTTACTCTGAATAGCCTTGATGAATCTTCTCCGACCCGGGTTCAGGCAAAGGGACTTCTCCACTTGAAAGGAAAAGATAAACCTCTTACTTTTTCCGCCACAAAGCTTGAATCGGATAAGAAGCTGGAATATAAGGGTAAGTTGGAATTGTCGCGGAAAGAATTTGGAATGGTCTATGATTCACTTATCAACCCTATTGAAGATAAAGTTACTGTAATATTCTCTCTTTCTATAGATAAAGAATAATTTGAAGCGTTTACAATTCCTCTTTGTATATTTAAAAATCCTAATTCAATTAATTTATAGGTTTCTTACAAAGGGGATTTCTTCTCTTTCTGTCGCCAGGATAATAGCTTTAAGTTTTCTTTTTGCTATATTTTTTGGTTCTATTCTTTTATACCTGGTAGAGCTTCATAATCCAACTAAACCTCTTTCCTATACCGATGCTCTGTATATGTCTACTTCCGCTTTTTGTGTAACAGGGCTGGCCGTTGTTCCTTTAAGTTCCTTTACACTAAGCGGCCAAATTTGTATCTTGCTTTTTATCAAGCTGGGTGGACTCGGAATTATAATATTCACCGTGCTTGCCGGTATGCTTCTAATTAAGGGAATTTCAAGAAATACAAAGTTGAACTCTTTTCTCACAGAGTTTTTAGATGATAATAAGAATACGAAAAGTCCGGAGGTTTCGAAATACGGGGGTTCCGGGGTGTTCAGGGCCATTATCTCCATTTTTCAGGTTTCGATTATTATTGAACTTATAGGGGCTTTATTTTTATATTTTTCTTTACCCGACTCGCAGGACATAGAAAAATACAACCGATTTTTTTTAAGTTTATTCACCTCGATTTCCGCTTTCAATAATGCAGGTTTTTCTCTGACTGATAATCTGAATTTTTTACGTTCAGAATCATTTCCTCTATTCGTGGTCTCTGTTTTGATTATTCTCGGAGGAATAGGCTTTCCGGTTGTGATTCTTATCGAAAAGATTTTTTTGGAAACCATGAAAAATTTGATGTATAAACTGGAAGCCTATTTTGAAAATAGTATGATGCGTAGAGCCCTCTCCGGTAAGGATCCAAAGTTTTTTCATGTCTGGGTTATCCGCTTATCGTATTATTTTGAAGAGAGATTTATGCTTTATAATCAAGGGATACGTGGTGAATCAAACCTCGTTCAATCAAAAATCATCCTCTACGGAACGTTCGGCTTAATTGTATTCGGAACTCTATTTGTTCTCTTCTTAGAATATGACTCGGCTCTTCAGGGTCTTACAAATCTGGATAAGTTTATGAATGCTTTTTTCCTTTCCGTTTCTTCCCGGACGGCAGGTTTTAGTACCTTTGATTTGGCGACACTCAAGCACAGCTCCATTGTTTTGATTTGTCTTTTGATGTTTGTAGGAGGAGGCCCACAGGGAACTGCGGGTGGAATCAAGATTACGACCTTTGCAATTCTTTTACAATATTTGAAAAATGTAATTAGTACGAGCCAGTCCGTTCACATTTTTGGAGAGACTATTTCCAAGCGTTCGGTAGCCATGAGTATCCGGCTTTATTTCTTAGCCACTACCTTTCTTGCCAGTATGGGATTTATTTTAACCGTGTTTCATGAAAATAAGGAAATGCACTATATTTTCTTTGAAATGATTTCGGCCTTCTGCACGGTAGGTTTTAGTTTGAATTTTACTGAAGAAATAAACCAGCTCGAAAAACTGGTTTATTCCGGGCTTATGTACTTTGGCCGAATTGGTATTCTTACTACTTTGGTGGCTATTACCGGTTTTGAGGGAACGACGCAGCTCGGAGAAATCGATGATGATGTGAAGCTACAGATTGGTTAGGGAATATTCTATGGCTTCAAATATCTGCTCAATCGATTCTTCTTTTATGATATACGGCGGGGTGATGTAGACCACATTTCCTAAGGGTCGAAGAATCACTCCTTTTTCTAAACAGGTTTTCGCGAATTCCTTTCCGATAGGATTGGTATAGGAATCTTCCGTTTTCAAATTAAAACAGGCGATAGCACCGAGAACGCGAAGTTTTTCGATTCTATCTGGAAATTTTTCCTGTAAGAGTTTTAGTTTTTTTGCAAATACCTTTTCCAGATTTCTTACTTCGAGTAACCTGTTTTCTTTTTCGTATAGTTCTAAAGAGCTAAGAGCAGCAGCGGCAGAAGGTGGATTCCCTGTCATGGTGTGGCCGTGATAAAAGGCTTTTTCAGGTTCTTCAGAATAAAAGGCTTCGTAGATTTTTTCATTCACCAGGGTAGCTGCGATAGGTAAAACTCCTCCACTAAAAGCTTTGGCTAAAGTGAGAATATCCGGTGAAACATTCGCATACTCGTAAGCAAAATTTTCTCCGAGTCTTCCGAAACCGGTAAAGACTTCATCGAGTATAAAAACGATTCCGTATTGCCTGCAAAGCTTATCTATTTCTTGTAATATCTCTTTTTTATAAAATTTGAAACCACAGGCAGCCTGTACAATTGGTTCGATAATAATGGCAGCTACCGTATTTCCATCTGTTTCGAGATAAGTTTTTAGATTCTGTAAACAGTCTAATTCACAGTTCTCTCTACTTTTTTGCAGGGGACAGGAGTAACAGTCTGCCGAGATAAATTCTTTTACCGGAAGTAGCATATCTTTAAAAACTCCGTGGAAGCTTTCACTTCCGCTCAGCGACATGGTTCCAATTGTGTCCCCGTGGTAGGAAGCCGAAAAACGGATAAATTTTTTGCGCTTTGTATCACCGGAGTTGATGTGGTATTGGTAAGCTATCTTTACTGCGATTTCATTGGCACAGGAGCCATTATCGGAGTAAAAAACTTTTCGGAAGGTGTTTTTTGTAATTTCTAAGGTCTTTTTTGCCAGGTTTTCTGCAGCTTCATGGCTGAAGCCGGCAAGAATTACATGGTCTAGGTTATGAAGTTGTTTATAAATGGATTCTAATATTTTGGGATGATTATGACCATGAATAGAAACCCACCAGGACGCGACTGCATCTATATAGGCTTTACCGGCCTCATCATAAAGAAATTCTTCTTTTGCTTTTGCAATTTTTAAGTTACTATATTTTGTTTTTTGAATAGAATATGGATGCCAGATCATCAGGGTTTTACCTTCAGGATAAATACGTGAAACATTTCTGATTTGGTTTTACAGGATTTGGGGTAGGACTTTTTTGCTTTATCGGATACGAAAGCAAGGGTTGTTTCGTCTATCCAGCTTACACCTTCTATATTACAATATAGAAGTTCTTTTTGTTTTCCTCGCGGGAAAGCGTAGATAAGGCCCTTGTTTTTTAATTTCCAGGAACCTTTCATAAATTCTCCTATCCAAACGTAAGAACCTTCCTGTGAAGTGATTGCAACTTTGTCTTCTAATAGAGCTATATCCGAATAGTCACTGAATCCCTGTAAATAGGGGAGTTCTATTACTGCTTCTTTTTTCCATTTATTTTTTTGTAAGCCAAATACATAGAGAATTCCCTTTTTATTTTTATAAGCTTTTCCGCAACCTTCTCCTTCGCAGAGAGCTACAAGTTGAGGGTGAGACAGACGCCTTGTAAAGGCGAGACCTTCGAATCCCTTGTTTTCTTTCTTTAATGGAACCTTCGAGGAAAATTCGTCTAATTTGTTACCGGAGGTATCGTAGATATGAATATAGGGTATGTATTCTCCTTTTTCTTTTCTGGATTCTTCCGCAATGAAGAGGTAAGGTTTATCGGTAAAACCAAAACTAATCGCTTCAAATTGAGAGTCGTCTTTGTTACTACCAAAAAAAGAAATGTTTTCTACTTTTTTATTTTTGAATGTAAAGGAAGCTATACGCTCTGTATTATCAAAAACTACGTAGATACGTTCCGAGGTATAAACAAGGCCGCTGGCTTCATACTTAGAAAGTTTATCATCGGCTATTTCTGAAAATTTAACTTCATAAATTGCAGAATTCAATTCCTCTGTTTTCTGTTTTGTAAGCGGATTCTTGCAATGGGAAAATAAGAGAAGTGAGAATATAAGAAGTCTTAAAAGCATTCTTCGAGACTTTAAAAGTCCCTGTAAATTGCAAGTTAAAAAAAATGGCCTGCTATTAGCAGGCCTCAAGTAGGTAAGGAAAGTTTAAAACTTGTAGGTAGCGGATGCTGTAAAGGTTACCCCTTCACGGTAAGAACCAAACAAATCATTCGTTCCCATTAATTCATTTCTCTGGTATGTTCTAAACCTTGTATCCATGATATTCTTGGCGGCGAGTTTGATATCTAGATGCTTTCCCTGTTTATGTTGAAAAACGATATCTGTAACACCTACCCCTTTTTCATAGGCATCCGGTGCATTGGAAGCTCCTACAACAGAAATTCTGTCACCGAAGTAATTGTAATAAAGACCGATAGAGGTATTTTTCTTTGTATCGATAAAGTATAAGAATTTTACGTTATATACAAAGTCAGATTGTCCCTGTAATGGTCTTACACGGTTTGTAGGGTCATAGGAAAACAGTTTGGATGAAGTTCCGACAAGACCGAGTTTTACAGCTGTATACTGGGAATCATCCATTACTTCTACGCGGGATTTTATGAAGAAAAAGTTGGTTTCAATTCTAAACTTATCAAAGAAATCTTTTCTTCCATCTAATTCCAGACCTCTAATATAGGCTTCCCTGGCATTGGTATAGGTATAAACAAAACCCGGTGAACCGGCTAAGGGTTGTCCGACTATTTCTATAGGATTGGAAAGTTGTTTTAAGAAAAGACCGGCACCTACGAAGTCCGCTCCCTTTATATACCATTCATAACGAAAATCATAGTTATGAATATAGGATCTTTGTAAGGAAGAGTTACCGTATACAAGGTTTGCACCAAAATAGGGACTAAATCCGAAAGGAGATAATTCTCTCAGGTCGGGTCGGGTTAAGGTTTCCGTATAGGCCCATCTCAGGTTCTGGTCTTTTTTGAATTCCCAGACAAAATTTAGAGAAGGTAAAGTATCCTGTGTGCGTAGTTCTCCCACACCGTTATTGTCAGGTCTGCAAATACCTGTTTGTATTAAAGCACTTCTTTCATAATCATTCGAATACTTACAGCCATAATCAAGATTGGTTCCATTCAGCGTATCTTTTAGAGCAAATGTTTTTACTTTTTGATAACTATCCTCGTATCTTGCACCACCGACAAAGCGAACATTTGGAACCAGAGGCATGTCGACCTGTGCGAAATACGCATTTATCTTGTGGATGGCATCATAAGCATTAGATTCTTCCGCCCGTTCCGTGAAGGTCCTATCTCCATTTAAGAATACAAGAGGGTTATAAAGAAGTTCTCCCGGAACCGGAAAAGGAACATCATTATCCGAACCAACAAATCGTCTCTGGATAAATTCCCGGAATCGAAAGTTTTTATAACGACTCGAACTCAAATAACCTACTTTCGCTTTTGAATAGAGACCGTCCCATTGCTTGAAAGGAATTTCATACTTTAAGCTGAGAGATTTCATAATATCATCGCTCTCAGAGAAAAAGCGGGTTCCATCAGGCCTGTTTCCCGATTTGGTATAGGGTCTATCGTAGGCCGTTTCGGTTCTTTGCCAGAGCTGGTTTCGTAGGTCCGGCTCATCCCGATTCGCATCGGAATAATTGAAAGCCCAATCAAGAATATGAGGTCTTCCCATCTCTCCTATATTGATAGCATTTTTTCCACCGAAGGTATTACTCATTAAGGTTCTACTCGTAAAACCGAGAGTCTGGTTTTTGAATAGGAAGTTATCGATACCATTATAACCATCCGCATCCCTTACAAACTTATCGGACTGAATAGTATATAATGTTTTGCTAAAAAACTGTTGTCCATCTACAGGTTCATAAGAAAGGTTTAAATTATTTCCCCAGAGAACTTCTTCGTTATACTGGTTGATATCCTGAGTTTGAAGAGTATCCAGATAAGTTGTCTCTTTTACAAAAGGAATGATTTGTCTTCCCACATATCGCTTTAACTTTTCTCTGCGAAAACGAAAGTTTCGATTATAGGAGGTTCCTGCCATGAATCCAAAACGACCGTATTTTTCTGTTTTGATAGTATTCCCTACTGAAAAGTTAAAATTCCTGTCAAAGGGAGCGTCCATTTTATCAGGAGTCCACTGGCTATCAAAAGATGATGTGGTCATGTTTATGAGTTGAGGAGGAATTCCACCAAATGCGTCTCCGGGTCGAAAGGGCATGAAGTCCGGGAAACTTTTTACCATGTCAGGTAACTTCTGTTTATCTCCAACCATACCGAAAGCATTTTTTTGTCCACCACCTTTGAAGGTTAAAAATTCATTACCGGTCGTATTATAGTTTCGTCCCAGGCCAAGCCCCAGACTCATCATGAATTCGTCGGGGTATTCTTTGGTTTCTATCTTGACTATTCCTCCGGAAAATTCAGCCGGGTCTTCGGGAACAAAGGTTTTTACAATTCGTAAATTTTTAATGGCTCCGGCAGGAAATAAGTCAAGGGGAATGACTCTTTTATCCGGTTCGGTAGAAGGAATGCTCATATCATCTAAGAGGGTATTGGAGTATCGTTCCCCGAGTCCGCGAACGAAGACATATTTTCCTCCAATAAGGGTTACACCGGTTACACGTTTGATGACTTCACCTGCTGAAGAGTCAGGACTTTTCTTGATAGACTCTGCACTGATTCCATCGGATACAGAACCGGATTTTCTCTGAGCTTGAAGAAGGGAGGCTTCTGTGTTATTTACAGCTCTTCCTTTTACCTCTACTACATCCAGAGCCTTGGCTCCGAAAGTAATATTTTGAGTTGTAGTTTGTCCTGCATTTATCGTGATATTTTTTACCTGGGTATCAAAGCCCATCATAATATATTCTACGCTGTGAGAACCCGCCGGTAAGTCGAGGCTGTATTTACCGTCAAAGTCTGTTCTTGCACCCTTTTTTAAGGCTCGAACAACTACTGTAACTCCAAATACAGGTTCAGCATTGGATGCGTCGATTATCTTTCCTTTCAGTGTTCCATCCTGAGCGAAAATTACCGTAGGTAATAGGCTCATAAACAAAAACAAGAAAGAGAGTTTCTGTATTATCCTTGTTTTATATTGCAACATTTTGTCTTTCCTTACACTCATCTATATATCAGGTACCCAAGGTACTCAGTTTGAATTTGCCTTTATTTTCAATTACAAGTTTTAGCTCATCGAGTTTTACCTGCTTCTCATCTATCAACAGATAAATCGATTCAATGATGTGTCCGTTTACTGTATTTAGCTTTCTTACATCCTTCCTCCATTCTATGGATTGAATTACAAAAGAATGATTCCCTATTTTCTGATAGAGTCTTGCAAGACCTGTTTTTCTCCTGAGAGAAACCATATCCATAGCTTTTTTGATAGTAGTATGGGCGACAAGAGCATTGGTTCCAAGGCTATTCGGAAGGATGATGTCTTCAAATTCTTTAAGAGAAAATAGAGTCTTATAATCATCCTGAACACCTTTTTGGGAAAACTCTTTTAGGAATTGCTTAATAGCTTCATCTCTGGACGAAGAAGCGTTTTGCAGCTTATAATCTTCTTTTATCCTTGAACGAAGTTCTTCCTGGTCTTTTCGAATTTGTTCATTTTCTAATTTAGCTTCCGGGCTTAGCTCGGGTTTATCTGATTTTTTACATGAATTGAATATACTTAAGCTACAAAGTATCAATAGTATTATGTATTTCATATATACTCCTATAAAGAAAAACCGGTAAGTGATTTACTTACCGGTATAGTAAAAAGGGATTGTGTTATGTATGCCTTACTTAGCTACGTATTCTGTCCAGCCCTCATACCATTTATTAGTAGAAGAAGCTCCACCGTAGTACTGGGTGTCGGTAAAGAAAGCATCATTAAAATTTGTATCTGACTTTAAACTAGCCGAAGGAGTTCCAACAGAAGCTGCTGTTGAATAATCCGGTTTTGTTGTAAACACACAGTTATCAGTTGTTCCGGAGCCTGCACTGGTAATGGGCAGAGCTGCTAAAGTTGAACCGCTGCTAATAGCCGTTGCAAGACTCGCACTGGTACAGGTAATGGTATTAGAAGCAGTCTGTGCAGTTTCAGAAAGAACATTCGTTACAGTAGGACTGGTTGGCTGACCGGTTCCTGCATTTGCATTACACATATAGTTTCCTTTGGAGAAGCCATAAATCAGACCGCTGGTAAAATAGCCCTGCATACCTTCTCTAAATCTCATACCGGCTCCACCTGTAACACCGGCTCCAATCAAAGTAAAGTTGGCTACAGAAGGTTTGGAAGTTAAACCTGTAACTGTAGTAGAGGCTTCTCCGTTGTTATGAGAACCATCCATTTCCATACCGTGTGGGTCAGAAGAAGCTGTTCCACCGCAGGAAGTAGGATACTTGTGTCCGATTAAGAATTGCATTTTTCCGAGGAATCCTTCGTCCATGTCGAAGTCATCGTCCATACCACCGGTTACCAGGGCGTATTTGACGGTAACTGCACCACCCCAGAATTCAAAACCATCATCCAGACCGCGGTGAACCTGGACATATTCGTAGCTGGTTCCCGAACCCACAGTATACGAACTGATTCCGTTTAACTCATCACCCGCAGAAACTTCGTTACCGGCAAATTCAACGCGGACATACTTGAGAGAACCGGAGCTATCTGTATTGTCACCGGAGCCACCGTAATTGGTTTTGTTTGCACCTTCTGTTTGTCCACCGGTACGGGTGTTGGTTCCGCCACCGATAATCACCACACCACCCCAGTCACCGGGAGCACGCTGCCCTACAGTTTTAGAAGATGTGAATACGATAGGATTTGTAGCAGTTCCAACTGCATTTATCTTGGAACCTTTGTGAATGAAAAGAGCAGAACCTGCACGTCCGTAGATTTTTGTTCCGGCTTCAATCGTTAAGGTTGAATTATTTGTTACATTGATAGTTTTTCCGTCTAAAACTACAGTTCCTTTCCAGGTTGTATTTCCGGTAATGTCAGCGGAAACAGTTGTAGTTGCTGATGGGGAAGATAGCGCAAGGGCTGCTAAAGCTGCTGAGTTGTCTTTTTTACTATCAGCCGGACAATGTATAAGTGAAAAGGAAATTGCGGTGATACTTGCAATTTGAAGAATATTTTTTAGTTTCATATAATCTTGTTCTCCTGATTTTTCCACGGGATTTATAAGAATCCCCTTCAATCTGCATCCGAGGCTACCGGTCTTTAGTTACGAAATTATTACATAATCATAAAGAATTTTCGATTCCCATGTAAGACTCTATTCATATTTTTGTAATATTTCTGTAATAAGTTCATGGATATATGGATCCATTATATTATTCAAGAATGGTAATGAATATGGATAAAAGATGGACTCTATCAATAATGATAGGCATAAGTATATTCGCAAATAGTATATTAGGCGATACTATTACTGTTATAAAAACAGGTGAGACTTTTGAGAACGTAAAAGTCAGTGAAGGAGAAGTGGAAGATAAGAAAGGGAAGAGAACAAAAGTTCAGGTGGTAGATTTTGAAGACGGCACACAAAAAGCTTTTGTCCCGGAATCGGTTACGGTAGAAAAAAAAGAAACTAACTGGAAGAAAGATGAAGAAGCAAAGACGGAGAAGAAAGAAGCAGATGACCCAGAAGCAGATAAATACTCAGCCTACATTTTTGGTGCCTGGGCTTTAGTCTGGCTTGCTTTATGGTAGATTAACTAAATCTAAACTACTAAAAAAACGGAGGAAAGAATTCCTCCGATTACTGCTTTTACCAGACGACGATCCCACCCCTCAAATTATACAAATTCTTATATCCCTGAGAAGCAAGGAAGTTGGCCGCGACCGTGCTTCGGTTTCCGCTTCTGCAATAGATTAAAACGGGTATGTCTTTAGGAATTTCGGAAATACGGGCCTGTAGCTCACTCATCGGGATAAATAAAGCCCCTTCGAGATGTCCTTCCTTCCATTCTGCCTCGGTT
Encoded proteins:
- a CDS encoding YceI family protein; protein product: MKTLLVLSFLIFSFPLLSEEKPKEGVYKLNSVSIEFQSGTRFGAVKGKFQKVSVVKLNVLKKELSLSIDTSSVDTGLGMRDKHLRAEDFFDTGKYPKASFTLNSLDESSPTRVQAKGLLHLKGKDKPLTFSATKLESDKKLEYKGKLELSRKEFGMVYDSLINPIEDKVTVIFSLSIDKE
- a CDS encoding potassium transporter Trk, with the protein product MKRLQFLFVYLKILIQLIYRFLTKGISSLSVARIIALSFLFAIFFGSILLYLVELHNPTKPLSYTDALYMSTSAFCVTGLAVVPLSSFTLSGQICILLFIKLGGLGIIIFTVLAGMLLIKGISRNTKLNSFLTEFLDDNKNTKSPEVSKYGGSGVFRAIISIFQVSIIIELIGALFLYFSLPDSQDIEKYNRFFLSLFTSISAFNNAGFSLTDNLNFLRSESFPLFVVSVLIILGGIGFPVVILIEKIFLETMKNLMYKLEAYFENSMMRRALSGKDPKFFHVWVIRLSYYFEERFMLYNQGIRGESNLVQSKIILYGTFGLIVFGTLFVLFLEYDSALQGLTNLDKFMNAFFLSVSSRTAGFSTFDLATLKHSSIVLICLLMFVGGGPQGTAGGIKITTFAILLQYLKNVISTSQSVHIFGETISKRSVAMSIRLYFLATTFLASMGFILTVFHENKEMHYIFFEMISAFCTVGFSLNFTEEINQLEKLVYSGLMYFGRIGILTTLVAITGFEGTTQLGEIDDDVKLQIG
- the bioA gene encoding adenosylmethionine--8-amino-7-oxononanoate transaminase, which translates into the protein MIWHPYSIQKTKYSNLKIAKAKEEFLYDEAGKAYIDAVASWWVSIHGHNHPKILESIYKQLHNLDHVILAGFSHEAAENLAKKTLEITKNTFRKVFYSDNGSCANEIAVKIAYQYHINSGDTKRKKFIRFSASYHGDTIGTMSLSGSESFHGVFKDMLLPVKEFISADCYSCPLQKSRENCELDCLQNLKTYLETDGNTVAAIIIEPIVQAACGFKFYKKEILQEIDKLCRQYGIVFILDEVFTGFGRLGENFAYEYANVSPDILTLAKAFSGGVLPIAATLVNEKIYEAFYSEEPEKAFYHGHTMTGNPPSAAAALSSLELYEKENRLLEVRNLEKVFAKKLKLLQEKFPDRIEKLRVLGAIACFNLKTEDSYTNPIGKEFAKTCLEKGVILRPLGNVVYITPPYIIKEESIEQIFEAIEYSLTNL
- a CDS encoding TonB-dependent receptor, translating into MIQKLSFLFLFMSLLPTVIFAQDGTLKGKIIDASNAEPVFGVTVVVRALKKGARTDFDGKYSLDLPAGSHSVEYIMMGFDTQVKNITINAGQTTTQNITFGAKALDVVEVKGRAVNNTEASLLQAQRKSGSVSDGISAESIKKSPDSSAGEVIKRVTGVTLIGGKYVFVRGLGERYSNTLLDDMSIPSTEPDKRVIPLDLFPAGAIKNLRIVKTFVPEDPAEFSGGIVKIETKEYPDEFMMSLGLGLGRNYNTTGNEFLTFKGGGQKNAFGMVGDKQKLPDMVKSFPDFMPFRPGDAFGGIPPQLINMTTSSFDSQWTPDKMDAPFDRNFNFSVGNTIKTEKYGRFGFMAGTSYNRNFRFRREKLKRYVGRQIIPFVKETTYLDTLQTQDINQYNEEVLWGNNLNLSYEPVDGQQFFSKTLYTIQSDKFVRDADGYNGIDNFLFKNQTLGFTSRTLMSNTFGGKNAINIGEMGRPHILDWAFNYSDANRDEPDLRNQLWQRTETAYDRPYTKSGNRPDGTRFFSESDDIMKSLSLKYEIPFKQWDGLYSKAKVGYLSSSRYKNFRFREFIQRRFVGSDNDVPFPVPGELLYNPLVFLNGDRTFTERAEESNAYDAIHKINAYFAQVDMPLVPNVRFVGGARYEDSYQKVKTFALKDTLNGTNLDYGCKYSNDYERSALIQTGICRPDNNGVGELRTQDTLPSLNFVWEFKKDQNLRWAYTETLTRPDLRELSPFGFSPYFGANLVYGNSSLQRSYIHNYDFRYEWYIKGADFVGAGLFLKQLSNPIEIVGQPLAGSPGFVYTYTNAREAYIRGLELDGRKDFFDKFRIETNFFFIKSRVEVMDDSQYTAVKLGLVGTSSKLFSYDPTNRVRPLQGQSDFVYNVKFLYFIDTKKNTSIGLYYNYFGDRISVVGASNAPDAYEKGVGVTDIVFQHKQGKHLDIKLAAKNIMDTRFRTYQRNELMGTNDLFGSYREGVTFTASATYKF
- a CDS encoding rhodanese-like domain-containing protein; the protein is MKRILLAVNLVFLIIACSPPAKTLENSKNFTWVDKASWQKIQAENPKTLMVDVRTEAEWKEGHLEGALFIPMSELQARISEIPKDIPVLIYCRSGNRSTVAANFLASQGYKNLYNLRGGIVVW